A genomic stretch from Gammaproteobacteria bacterium includes:
- the mraY gene encoding phospho-N-acetylmuramoyl-pentapeptide-transferase: MLLLLAEYLSQYHSGFGVFKYLTLRAILGVLTALVFAFVLGPWMIRRLSYKQMKQPIRTDGPQTHLAKSGTPTMGGALIIAAMVVSTLLWGDLHNRYVWVAIVTTLVFGAIGYYDDYKKLVLKNPKGISAKAKYFWQSVGALGAAIFLYSTATSPAETQVLIPYMKDTAIQLGMFYIIFVYFVIVGTSNAVNLTDGLDGLAIMPTVMVGGALGIFAYASGHAQFAGYLDIPHIAGTGELAVFCAAIVGAGLGFLWFNAYPAQVFMGDVGALALGAALGVVSVMVNQELVLFIMGGVFVVETLSVAIQVASFKLTGKRVFRMAPIHHHYELKGWPEPRIIVRFWIITVILVLCGLASLKIR, from the coding sequence ATGCTATTACTATTAGCCGAATACTTGTCACAGTATCACAGCGGTTTTGGCGTATTTAAATATTTGACGCTGCGCGCCATTTTGGGCGTGCTGACAGCGTTGGTGTTTGCATTTGTATTAGGCCCATGGATGATACGTCGCCTAAGTTACAAACAAATGAAACAGCCGATTCGTACCGATGGACCGCAAACGCATTTGGCAAAAAGCGGCACACCAACCATGGGTGGTGCGTTGATTATTGCTGCGATGGTTGTCAGTACGTTGCTGTGGGGCGATTTGCATAATCGCTACGTCTGGGTCGCCATCGTGACCACGCTGGTATTTGGTGCGATTGGTTATTACGACGATTACAAAAAATTGGTGCTGAAAAACCCCAAAGGCATTAGCGCCAAGGCCAAATATTTCTGGCAATCCGTAGGCGCGTTGGGTGCGGCGATCTTTTTGTATAGCACGGCGACATCGCCCGCTGAAACGCAAGTCTTGATTCCCTACATGAAAGATACAGCCATCCAGCTGGGCATGTTTTACATCATATTTGTTTATTTTGTGATCGTGGGTACGAGCAACGCAGTGAATCTGACCGACGGTCTGGATGGACTGGCGATTATGCCGACGGTGATGGTTGGCGGCGCACTGGGGATTTTTGCTTATGCCAGTGGTCATGCGCAATTTGCCGGTTATCTCGATATTCCACATATTGCCGGCACGGGAGAACTTGCCGTGTTCTGCGCGGCGATTGTCGGTGCTGGATTAGGTTTTTTGTGGTTCAACGCATATCCCGCTCAAGTATTCATGGGCGATGTGGGTGCGCTGGCGCTTGGTGCTGCGCTGGGCGTGGTATCAGTCATGGTGAACCAGGAATTGGTGTTGTTCATCATGGGCGGCGTGTTTGTGGTGGAAACCTTGTCGGTTGCCATTCAGGTTGCCTCATTCAAGTTGACCGGCAAGCGAGTGTTTCGCATGGCACCGATTCATCACCACTACGAGCTGAAAGGTTGGCCTGAGCCAAGAATCATCGTTCGCTTCTGGATCATCACCGTTATTCTGGTGTTGTGTGGTTTGGCTAGTTTGAAAATTCGTTAA
- the murD gene encoding UDP-N-acetylmuramoyl-L-alanine--D-glutamate ligase has translation MTNCENMIVGLGVSGVSCAQYFSRHGIAYAVADSREGIAVPAALDKAVSVTLGEFTPEQFLACKRLIVSPGVSVKHPAIVAAQNAGAEVIGDVELFVREAKAPIVAITGSNGKSTVTTLVGEMAKQAGVKVAVGGNLGEPALNLLSDDVELYVLELSSFQLETTHSLHAAVAVVLNISPDHLDRYDSMEEYMLAKSVIYRGAKHKLVNLDDAAAMALTDSEPDLFFTLAAPAKNQYGVRDGNLCRGDEILMPVSELRLRGTHNVANVLASLALGTAVNLPLTAMRDAVREFSGLPHRMQLVTEKNRVRWINDSKATNVGATVAAINGLDGTLVLLAGGVAKENDFSAISHSLQGRSRGVVLFGRDAAQIAKDLDKSLNVLFAKDMRDAIAQARRLAVTGDTVLLAPACASFDMFKNYVERGELFTKYVNEELQHAG, from the coding sequence ATGACTAATTGCGAGAACATGATTGTGGGACTGGGAGTCTCCGGTGTTTCTTGCGCCCAATATTTTTCGCGTCATGGAATTGCATACGCCGTTGCCGATAGCCGTGAAGGCATCGCGGTGCCAGCTGCGTTGGATAAAGCAGTGTCGGTAACATTGGGTGAATTCACACCAGAGCAGTTTTTGGCTTGCAAGCGATTAATTGTCAGCCCAGGTGTCAGCGTAAAACATCCTGCGATTGTCGCTGCGCAAAATGCCGGTGCTGAAGTGATTGGCGATGTGGAGCTGTTTGTTCGTGAAGCGAAAGCCCCCATTGTTGCCATCACCGGATCTAACGGCAAAAGTACCGTCACCACGTTGGTCGGTGAAATGGCCAAGCAGGCTGGAGTTAAGGTGGCGGTTGGTGGCAATCTGGGTGAGCCCGCACTTAATCTGCTCAGTGATGATGTTGAGCTGTATGTGCTGGAATTATCCAGTTTCCAGTTGGAGACAACGCATTCGCTGCACGCCGCGGTGGCGGTGGTGCTGAATATTTCGCCTGACCATTTGGATCGTTATGACAGCATGGAAGAGTACATGCTGGCGAAATCGGTGATTTACCGTGGCGCAAAACACAAACTGGTTAACTTGGACGATGCGGCCGCGATGGCGCTGACCGACAGTGAACCTGATTTATTTTTTACCTTGGCGGCGCCAGCAAAGAATCAATACGGCGTACGTGACGGAAATTTGTGTCGGGGCGACGAAATTTTGATGCCAGTGTCAGAATTGCGTCTGCGCGGCACGCATAACGTTGCCAATGTGCTGGCTTCGCTGGCGTTGGGTACAGCAGTTAATTTGCCTTTGACGGCAATGCGGGATGCAGTCCGTGAGTTTTCTGGTTTGCCACATCGGATGCAGTTGGTAACAGAAAAAAATCGTGTTCGCTGGATTAATGATTCCAAGGCAACCAATGTGGGCGCAACTGTCGCGGCGATTAATGGGCTGGATGGAACGCTGGTTTTGTTGGCAGGCGGCGTTGCTAAAGAAAATGATTTTTCCGCCATCAGTCATTCGTTGCAAGGTCGGTCGCGAGGCGTTGTTTTGTTTGGGCGGGATGCTGCGCAAATTGCCAAGGATTTGGATAAATCACTGAATGTTTTGTTTGCGAAAGATATGCGTGATGCCATTGCTCAGGCGCGTCGATTGGCTGTGACGGGCGATACCGTGTTGCTTGCCCCGGCATGTGCCAGTTTTGACATGTTTAAAAACTATGTCGAACGAGGCGAGCTGTTTACTAAATACGTCAATGAGGAATTGCAGCATGCTGGCTAG
- the ftsW gene encoding putative lipid II flippase FtsW: MLARIQSALFLPAKSKLGGDHDWWLIGISAVMLCLGLVMMSSASVAIAERLHDSPFYFLYRQLGFLAIGVVLAVIMLRIPMEIWNKLGPALLLAGVVMLIVVMIPGVGRTVNGATRWISLGIFNLQISELIKVVMLIFMASYLTRRGDKLRTHLSGILIPMGALSLVAVLLLLQPDFGTTVVIGSFSMGLLLLAGMRIGHFVVLCTLVTGAMFALAKAAPYRWERVTGFMNPWADPFDSGFQLSQSLIAFGRGEFFGVGLGGSVQKLFYLPEAHTDFIYAVLAEELGFVGALVVIVLFGLFMWRSVVISRAAEARGDRFSSYLAVGIGLWFVFQAYVNIGVNMGVLPTKGLTLPLMSYGGSSLMASIAALVLLLRIDYENRHGKLSGSKDSR, translated from the coding sequence ATGCTGGCTAGGATTCAGTCTGCGCTGTTTTTGCCGGCCAAGTCCAAACTTGGTGGTGACCACGATTGGTGGTTGATTGGCATTAGTGCGGTGATGCTGTGTCTGGGGCTGGTGATGATGAGTTCGGCATCGGTTGCCATTGCGGAGCGGCTGCACGATTCGCCATTCTATTTTTTGTATCGCCAACTGGGTTTTCTTGCCATCGGGGTTGTGCTTGCGGTGATTATGCTGCGCATTCCCATGGAGATTTGGAACAAGCTAGGGCCCGCATTGTTGCTGGCCGGCGTGGTGATGCTGATAGTGGTAATGATTCCTGGCGTAGGTCGTACCGTCAATGGTGCAACGCGCTGGATCAGTTTGGGTATTTTCAATCTGCAAATTTCCGAATTGATCAAAGTGGTAATGCTGATATTCATGGCAAGTTATCTGACTCGCCGAGGCGACAAGTTACGTACGCACCTTTCCGGAATATTGATTCCGATGGGGGCGTTGAGTCTTGTTGCGGTGCTGCTGTTGCTGCAGCCTGATTTTGGAACCACCGTGGTCATCGGCAGTTTTTCCATGGGCTTGCTGCTGTTGGCCGGGATGCGAATTGGTCATTTTGTGGTGTTGTGTACCCTGGTGACGGGAGCGATGTTTGCGCTGGCCAAAGCTGCGCCGTATCGCTGGGAGCGAGTGACCGGATTTATGAATCCATGGGCTGATCCTTTCGATAGTGGTTTTCAGTTGAGCCAGTCATTGATTGCTTTTGGTCGTGGCGAATTTTTTGGGGTGGGCCTGGGTGGCAGTGTGCAAAAACTTTTTTACCTGCCCGAGGCGCACACTGACTTTATTTATGCAGTACTGGCTGAAGAGCTGGGTTTTGTCGGCGCGTTAGTGGTGATTGTGCTGTTCGGTTTGTTCATGTGGCGGTCGGTGGTAATCAGTCGCGCAGCGGAGGCCAGAGGCGATCGTTTTTCTTCCTACCTGGCCGTCGGCATTGGTTTGTGGTTTGTGTTTCAGGCGTACGTCAATATCGGTGTCAACATGGGCGTGTTGCCGACCAAAGGTTTGACGTTGCCGTTGATGAGTTACGGGGGAAGCAGTCTGATGGCGTCGATTGCGGCATTGGTGCTGTTGTTGCGAATTGATTATGAAAACCGGCATGGAAAATTGTCGGGTTCAAAGGATTCAAGGTAA